GGATGCTACGGGGTGGAGTGGGGCCAGGAGCTCTGGCAGCGCTGGCACAGGCTGGGAGGTTTGCTCCGAGGGGCCGTGGGTGTGGCTGTGTACCTCAGCCGGCAGGCCGCTTGCAAGCCCGTTCTGTGCAGGAGCCCCTAAAGGGAAAGGAGGCAGCGGGGCGGCCTTCAGCTGGaactggggagagagggagtggAAGGTGTTCAGAAGGTCTCCGGACTGCAGACTCTCTTTCATCAGCTCCTGTGAGTGTGTCTTCTTGGTGTGTCGCGTGAGGTGGTCTTTGCGCCCAAACCTCTGGGCACAGAACTGACACAGGAAGTCCTTGCAGCCTGTGTGGACCACCAGGTGGCGCCGCACGTCTTTCCGGGTGTAGAAGCACCTTTCGCAGTGGTCGCACTGGTGCTTCTTCTCCTTGGCTCCACTCGGGGGCTTCTCTTCGGCGTGGGCCTTGAGGTGGTCCAGCAGCACCTCCGTGCTCCCTAGCTCCAGGGCACAGACCCCGCAGGTGAGGTCGCCGCTGCTGGCCGCGTGCAGGGCCAGGTGCCTCTTGTAGCCCAGCATGGTGTTGTACTTCTTCCCGCACTCCTCGCACCCAAAGGCCATTTTGTTGGGGTCGTGCGTCTGGAGGTGGTTTTTCAGGTGGTCTTTGCGGTTGAAAGTCTTCTCACAATGAGCACACTGGTGGGATTTCTGGGGCGAGTGGGTAGCCATGTGCCTAGGAGCAGAAGGGAGAATCTCACAACAGACCCAAGTGTATTTTAAGAGCTTTAGAAACATAGAGAAACCAACAGTATTAAAATGTTGATAGTCGTTTTTCTCTAGGTGGTGGTTTAtg
This genomic stretch from Kogia breviceps isolate mKogBre1 chromosome 13, mKogBre1 haplotype 1, whole genome shotgun sequence harbors:
- the PLAGL1 gene encoding zinc finger protein PLAGL1 isoform X1, whose product is MATYPCQLCGKTFLTLEKFTIHNYSHSRERPYKCLQPDCGKAFISRYKLMRHMATHSPQKSHQCAHCEKTFNRKDHLKNHLQTHDPNKMAFGCEECGKKYNTMLGYKRHLALHAASSGDLTCGVCALELGSTEVLLDHLKAHAEEKPPSGAKEKKHQCDHCERCFYTRKDVRRHLVVHTGCKDFLCQFCAQRFGRKDHLTRHTKKTHSQELMKESLQSGDLLNTFHSLSPQFQLKAAPLPPFPLGAPAQNGLASGLPAEVHSHTHGPSEQTSQPVPALPELLAPLHPVASPSSPPPPLQNHKYNTSSTSYSPLASLPLKADTKGFCNTNLLEDLPLQEPQSPHKLNPGFDLAKGGAGKVNLPKELPADAVNLTIPASLDLSPLLGFWQLPPPAPQNAFGNSSLSLGPGEPLPPRLSCLGQQQQEPSLAMSAMSLGQLPLPPLPHVFPAGTGSAILPHFHHAFR
- the PLAGL1 gene encoding zinc finger protein PLAGL1 isoform X2; its protein translation is MATHSPQKSHQCAHCEKTFNRKDHLKNHLQTHDPNKMAFGCEECGKKYNTMLGYKRHLALHAASSGDLTCGVCALELGSTEVLLDHLKAHAEEKPPSGAKEKKHQCDHCERCFYTRKDVRRHLVVHTGCKDFLCQFCAQRFGRKDHLTRHTKKTHSQELMKESLQSGDLLNTFHSLSPQFQLKAAPLPPFPLGAPAQNGLASGLPAEVHSHTHGPSEQTSQPVPALPELLAPLHPVASPSSPPPPLQNHKYNTSSTSYSPLASLPLKADTKGFCNTNLLEDLPLQEPQSPHKLNPGFDLAKGGAGKVNLPKELPADAVNLTIPASLDLSPLLGFWQLPPPAPQNAFGNSSLSLGPGEPLPPRLSCLGQQQQEPSLAMSAMSLGQLPLPPLPHVFPAGTGSAILPHFHHAFR